DNA sequence from the Lysinibacillus sp. OF-1 genome:
AAGATGAGTGAGCCATATGTAGGTGAAATCAGATTATTTAGCTTTGGAAGGGTCCCAAGAGGATGGGCATTATGCGATGGTCGAGTTTTGCCAATTAATACAAACCAAGCCCTATATTCCATATTGGGAACAACTTATGGTGGCGATGGCAGAACGACATTTGCATTGCCTGATTTAAGGGGGAGAGTTCCCGTTCATGTAGGTAACGGTGTCTCACTAGGACAAAAGGCGGGAGAAGAGACACATGTATTAACTATAAACGAAATGCCAGCTCATACACATGCAGTCAACGGTAGCTTGGACAGTGCTACGGTGAAAGCGGCTGCGGGTAATGTATGGGGGGCATCCACTAATAATATCTATTCTGATAATCAACTGAATACTTATATGAACACACAAGCATTGTCAACATCAGGAAGTTCACTGCCCCATCAAAATATGCAGCCTTACAGTGTGGCAAATTATTGTATGGCTCTAGTTGGAATTTATCCATCAAGAAATTAAGAAAAAAGGAGATGCAGGAAAATGTCAGAAGCCTATATTGGAGAAATCAGAATATTTGGCGGTAATTTCGCACCAAAAGATTGGGCTTTATGTAATGGTCAGCTCTTATCAATTACTTCCAATACAGCGTTATTTGCCATTTTAGGTGCAAATTATGGAGGAGATGGAAGGACCACCTTTGCTTTACCGAATCTAAATGGTAGGGCAGCGCTTCATCAAGGAACAGGAGCTGGATTAACACCGAGGAGTGTTGGAGCATCAGGGGGTGAAGCTACTGTTACGCTATTAACAACTCAAATGCCTAGTCATCATCATATAGCTGCTTGTAACAATGTTCAAACTTCAAATAATGACCCAACTGGAGCAATATGGACAGAGCAACAGGGAAGAGGCTCTGTCCCTGTCTATGCGACACAAGTAAATACACAAATGAGTTTATTGGCAATAGATGTAGTGGGTGGGAATCAACCACA
Encoded proteins:
- a CDS encoding phage tail protein; translated protein: MSEPYVGEIRLFSFGRVPRGWALCDGRVLPINTNQALYSILGTTYGGDGRTTFALPDLRGRVPVHVGNGVSLGQKAGEETHVLTINEMPAHTHAVNGSLDSATVKAAAGNVWGASTNNIYSDNQLNTYMNTQALSTSGSSLPHQNMQPYSVANYCMALVGIYPSRN
- a CDS encoding phage tail protein — encoded protein: MSEAYIGEIRIFGGNFAPKDWALCNGQLLSITSNTALFAILGANYGGDGRTTFALPNLNGRAALHQGTGAGLTPRSVGASGGEATVTLLTTQMPSHHHIAACNNVQTSNNDPTGAIWTEQQGRGSVPVYATQVNTQMSLLAIDVVGGNQPHNNMQPYLGLNFIICLAGEWPPRS